In Rhinoraja longicauda isolate Sanriku21f chromosome 39, sRhiLon1.1, whole genome shotgun sequence, one DNA window encodes the following:
- the LOC144611230 gene encoding calcium-binding protein 5-like, whose translation MDLSKALDKVPHVGGRVDFEDFVEIMTPKLLAETAGMIGMKELRDAFREFDANGDGEITIVELRQAMQKLLGEQLSGREMEEMVREVDINGDGTVDFEEFVRMMSR comes from the exons atggacctcAGTAAGGCCTTGGACAAGGTTCCacacg TTGGTGGGCGAGTGGACTTTGAGGACTTTGTGGAGATCATGACTCCCAAACTACTGGCAGAAACAGCCGGGATGATCGGAATGAAGGAACTCCGAGATGCGTTCAGAGAG TTCGATGCTAATGGCGATGGGGAGATCACCATTGTGGAACTGCGGCAGGCCATGCAGAAGCTGCTGGGTGAGCAGCTGTCGGGACGTGAGATGGAGGAGATGGTGAGAGAGGTGGACATCAACGGGGATGGCACAGTCGACTTCGAAG AATTTGTCCGTATGATGTCTCGCTGA